A single window of Pyxicephalus adspersus chromosome 10, UCB_Pads_2.0, whole genome shotgun sequence DNA harbors:
- the MARVELD1 gene encoding MARVEL domain-containing protein 1: MSGACAMAGQATRSSLSANKEFLRSFPGIVRLLQLATGAAVWIAIATSNFNNTVRFALFVFVFFWLVTLIFYSVTVLDKQDLVPLLGGERWLLTNLIYDALSTAFHIAAMAIIIVAIENQSFCNIARYKGSCYYNTYVVSSVFACLCCLFYFLTTIWFSYKKFKGNKSII; this comes from the coding sequence ATGTCTGGAGCCTGTGCAATGGCTGGCCAAGCTACCAGGAGTTCACTCAGTGCCAACAAGGAATTCCTCAGAAGCTTCCCTGGTATTGTGAGACTTCTGCAACTTGCAACTGGGGCGGCAGTTTGGATCGCTATTGCCACCAGCAACTTTAATAACACTGTTCGTTTTGCTCTATTTGTGTTTGTCTTCTTTTGGCTGGTCACTCTGATCTTTTATTCTGTCACTGTGCTGGACAAACAGGATCTTGTACCATTACTTGGAGGTGAACGCTGGCTCCTAACCAACCTTATCTATGATGCTTTGTCCACTGCCTTTCACATTGCAGCAATGGCCATTATAATTGTTGCTATCGAGAACCAGTCTTTTTGCAACATAGCAAGATACAAAGGCTCCTGTTATTACAACACCTATGTAGTGTCATCTGTATTTGCATGTCTTTGttgcctgttttattttttaaccactaTATGGTTCTCCTACAAGAAATTTAAGGGAAACAAGAGCATCATTTAG